The Prosthecobacter sp. SYSU 5D2 nucleotide sequence CCAGAAGCCGCGCCAGGTGATTGACGCCCTGGTTCATTATTACCAGCACGACCATGCCAACGTGCATCGCGGCCTGCATGAACTGAGCATGCGCGCCACCGACGCTTTCGAAGCCACTCGGAAAAAAGTCGCCCGTTTTATCGGGGCCGCCCGTGAGGAAGAGATCATCTACACACGCGGCACCACGGAGGGCATCAACCTCGTCGCCCAGGTCTGGTCCTCCCAGTATCTGAAGCCAGGGGATGTCATCCTGCTCACCGGCATGGAGCATCACAGCAACCTTGTTCCCTGGCAGCTTGCGGCCAAACGCAGCGGGGCCGTTGTAAAACACATCCCTGTTTTGGAGAACGGAACCCTGGACCTTGAGGCGGCTGAATCCCTCCTCAATGAGCAGGTGAAAGTCTTCGCCTGCGTCCACATTTCCAATTCCCTCGGCACGATCAATCCGGTGAAGGAGCTGTGTGGCAAAGCGCGCGCCCTCGGCGCCATGACCCTGGTGGACGGTGCTCAGGCAGTCGGACATGTGCCGGTGAACGTCCAGGACATAGGCTGTGATTTTTACGCCTTCTCCGGTCACAAAATGTGCGCCCCCACCGGCATCGGCGCTCTTTACGGCCGCTATGAACTGCTAGAAAAAATGGACCCCTGGCATGGCGGTGGCGAAATGATCACCACCGTCACGATGGAAACCGCCGCTTATAAGGCACCACCCGCCAAGTTTGAAGCCGGCACGCCAAACATTGCCGATGTCATCGGCCTCGGTGCAGCCATTGATTATCTGGAAAGCATCGGGATGGAAAACATCCAGGCTCACGGTCTGGAACTGACCGCCTATGCCTATGCGCAGATGCAGACCCTGCCCGGCATCCGCATCCTCGGCCCGGAGCAGCCCCGGGCCTCCCTCATCGCCTTTGCCCTGGACTGTGCGCATCCCCATGACCTGGTGGAATTTGCCAACACCTATGGCCTGGCTCTTCGCGGCGGCCATCACTGCACGCAGCCGCTGATGAAGCGCTTCAAGCTCCCTGGCACCAGCCGCGCCAGTTTTTACTTTTACAACACCCAGGCCGAGGTGGACCAGATGATGAACATCCTCAACCAGGCCGTAAAATTTTTCTCCTGATGGCCCTCTCCGACGAACTCCGCGACCTCTACCAGCAAGTGATCCTCGATCACTCCAAAAATCCACGCAACCACGGCGAACTCACCGGAGACTGCGTTCATGTCCATGGCGACAATCCCACCTGTGGGGACGAGATTGACATGTGGGTCAGGTTCGGCCCTGAAGGCCAGGTGGAAGACATCAAATTCACCGGCCAGGGCTGCGCCATCAGCCAGGCCAGTGCCTCCATGATGACCGTCAAAATCAAAGGTGCCGAAGGTGCCAAGGCCAGGGCCATGCTGGAGGACTTCCGCCACGTCGTCCTGGGCGATGCCCCCGTCAAAGATGAAGACGCCCTCGGCGAACTCATCCTTCTTGAAGGTGTGCAGAAATTCCCCCAGCGCGTTAAATGTGCCATGCTCGGCTGGCGTGCCCTCGAGCAGGCCATGGGCGAGCAGAAGTGACGGACTCAGTCCTCGAAAAAACGGTCCGCATCACAATAGGGTGTCAAAACAGCCCATCCGAGCGCAAGGTGACCGCTTCTGCAAAACGTTGAATGTGCCCATGTCTCCTGTTCTTCGCCTTTGTGTCATCGCCATCCTTGGACTCTTCATGGACGCCTCCTTTGCCAAGGAACCGTTTAAGCCCAACCTCGGCCCGGACCTGCCCACCATCACAGTCATCTGCGGAGATGTCACCCTGGTGCTACGGCAGGCCTCCCAATGGACACCTTCGCGCATTGACTATCGCGGCTCGCCCATGACCACCGAGCGCAGCGCCTACGGCACTGTCTTCTCCTTCAATGAGGTCGGTTTTATCGGTACCGGTCATCTGGAAAACGAACCTGAGCCCTTAAAATCCCTCACCTTCATCCTGGATGGTCAGCCCGTGGCCGTACCCACCGCCGAGATGAAAGGGCAGACCTTCCGTTTCGAGCGCACCTCCCGCATCCGCAACTTTGACCTCACCTGCATCATTGAGATTCGCGACAACCGCCTCTATGAGACC carries:
- a CDS encoding cysteine desulfurase is translated as MDWPQLRADFPILNQEVHGHPLVYFDNAASSQKPRQVIDALVHYYQHDHANVHRGLHELSMRATDAFEATRKKVARFIGAAREEEIIYTRGTTEGINLVAQVWSSQYLKPGDVILLTGMEHHSNLVPWQLAAKRSGAVVKHIPVLENGTLDLEAAESLLNEQVKVFACVHISNSLGTINPVKELCGKARALGAMTLVDGAQAVGHVPVNVQDIGCDFYAFSGHKMCAPTGIGALYGRYELLEKMDPWHGGGEMITTVTMETAAYKAPPAKFEAGTPNIADVIGLGAAIDYLESIGMENIQAHGLELTAYAYAQMQTLPGIRILGPEQPRASLIAFALDCAHPHDLVEFANTYGLALRGGHHCTQPLMKRFKLPGTSRASFYFYNTQAEVDQMMNILNQAVKFFS
- the sufU gene encoding Fe-S cluster assembly sulfur transfer protein SufU yields the protein MALSDELRDLYQQVILDHSKNPRNHGELTGDCVHVHGDNPTCGDEIDMWVRFGPEGQVEDIKFTGQGCAISQASASMMTVKIKGAEGAKARAMLEDFRHVVLGDAPVKDEDALGELILLEGVQKFPQRVKCAMLGWRALEQAMGEQK